In Abyssisolibacter fermentans, the genomic window ATGTCTACGTTAGAATCTATAGAAGTTGCTTTTAGAACACGTATAGCTTATTTAATTGCACATCAGTATGGAGCTCTTGGATATATTAGAACATGCGATGTTTAAAAGTAAAAAACATCATGATAGTATGTTACAAGTACTACAAATAAAACGCAGTAATGAATTATTTATTAATCACTATAAGCTTAAATACAATGAAATGTTTCCGATTTGGGTAGTAGTTGAAGTAAGCTCTTTTGGACTATTATCAAAAATATATAGTAATCTAAAGGATGAAGACCAAAATAAGATAGCCAGTGAATATTATAATACAAAAGGTGAATATATTAGAACTTGGTTACATGCAATTTCAACTTTCAGAAATATATGTGCTCATTATGGAAGAATATATAATAGAAATTTAGAAATAACTCCTAAGTTGTTTAGAAAAGATAAAAAAAGAGGTATAAACAATGATAGCATATTTGCAATTGTATATATAATTGGAAGATTGCTTACAGGTGAAAAGGACTGGGATTATTTTATTACTAGATTTATAGCTTTAGTTGAACAATATGATATAGTGGATTTAAGCCTTATGGGGTTTCCTAAAGATTGGAAACAAAT contains:
- a CDS encoding Abi family protein, with the translated sequence MFKSKKHHDSMLQVLQIKRSNELFINHYKLKYNEMFPIWVVVEVSSFGLLSKIYSNLKDEDQNKIASEYYNTKGEYIRTWLHAISTFRNICAHYGRIYNRNLEITPKLFRKDKKRGINNDSIFAIVYIIGRLLTGEKDWDYFITRFIALVEQYDIVDLSLMGFPKDWKQILKDLR